The Microbacter sp. GSS18 genome has a segment encoding these proteins:
- a CDS encoding ABC transporter ATP-binding protein, translating into MTGRTTDAAPSATTTTAPAVSASGVEKVFTTKTGDITALTDVHLEVAAGEFVSLIGPSGCGKSTLLRLIADLDGPTAGSLEIFGKPAAQARADQDYGIAFQQAGLLPWRTVAGNISLPLELHGHARAERTARVAELAELVNLSDFVDRYPDELSGGMQQRVAIARALAASPRLLLMDEPFGALDEMTREYLQSELTRIAAETGAAVVFVTHSIPEAVFLSDRVVVMSPRPGRITEVIETTFGDTRDEDLRESPAYFERVTAVREALHGTRIERANER; encoded by the coding sequence ATGACCGGACGCACCACGGATGCCGCCCCGTCGGCCACGACCACGACCGCTCCGGCGGTGTCGGCGAGCGGGGTCGAGAAGGTCTTCACGACCAAGACCGGCGACATCACCGCACTCACCGACGTGCACCTCGAGGTCGCGGCGGGCGAGTTCGTCTCGCTCATCGGCCCCTCGGGATGCGGCAAGTCGACGCTGCTTCGTCTGATCGCCGACCTCGACGGGCCGACCGCGGGGTCGCTGGAGATCTTCGGCAAGCCGGCCGCACAGGCCCGCGCCGATCAGGACTACGGCATCGCGTTCCAGCAGGCCGGGCTGCTGCCCTGGCGCACCGTCGCGGGGAACATCTCGCTCCCGCTGGAGCTGCACGGCCACGCCCGCGCCGAGCGCACGGCGCGGGTCGCGGAGCTCGCCGAACTCGTGAACCTGTCGGATTTCGTCGACCGCTACCCCGATGAGCTGTCGGGCGGCATGCAGCAGCGCGTCGCGATCGCACGGGCGCTCGCCGCGAGCCCCCGTCTGCTGCTGATGGACGAGCCCTTCGGCGCCCTCGACGAGATGACGCGCGAGTACCTGCAGTCCGAGCTCACGCGCATCGCCGCCGAGACCGGCGCCGCCGTCGTGTTCGTCACCCACTCAATCCCCGAGGCGGTGTTCCTGTCGGATCGCGTCGTGGTGATGAGCCCGCGACCGGGCCGCATCACCGAGGTGATCGAGACGACCTTCGGCGACACCCGCGACGAGGATCTGCGCGAATCGCCGGCGTACTTCGAGCGCGTCACCGCGGTGCGCGAGGCGCTGCACGGCACCCGCATCGAGAGGGCGAACGAGCGATGA
- a CDS encoding ABC transporter permease subunit encodes MTAAPPGDVGLTRARPVRRASQERPLPSWLRFVAPVAVGVIGLVLWVIYVDVLGAAPRMLPSPFAVIAEFITRWGIISEDMLITGTNALIGLTFGTLFALVLAGLAAAVGPADRMLAPLVAAIAVVPIVALTPIFNTMFGASSQFGRIAVATIAAFVPVFINVLRGLRQTDPVHRDLMRASAASASQTFRHLTLPAALPHLMTGLRIASSLAVIAALVAEYFGGPADGIGTAIATYAKSGRAALAWAYVFGGILIGLIFFLATSLLERLVTRRPPA; translated from the coding sequence ATGACGGCCGCCCCTCCCGGTGATGTCGGGCTCACGCGCGCCCGGCCGGTGCGGCGTGCCTCGCAGGAGCGCCCGCTGCCGTCGTGGCTGCGCTTCGTCGCGCCGGTCGCCGTCGGGGTCATCGGCCTCGTGCTGTGGGTGATCTACGTCGACGTGCTCGGCGCCGCACCCCGGATGCTGCCGAGTCCGTTCGCGGTCATCGCCGAGTTCATCACGCGCTGGGGCATCATCTCGGAGGACATGCTCATCACGGGCACGAACGCCCTGATCGGGCTGACCTTCGGCACGCTGTTCGCGCTCGTGCTGGCCGGCCTCGCCGCCGCCGTCGGCCCCGCGGATCGGATGCTGGCTCCGCTGGTGGCGGCGATCGCGGTCGTCCCGATCGTCGCCCTCACGCCGATCTTCAACACCATGTTCGGCGCGTCCAGCCAGTTCGGACGCATCGCCGTCGCGACCATCGCCGCGTTCGTGCCGGTGTTCATCAACGTGCTGCGGGGCCTGCGCCAGACCGACCCCGTCCACCGCGATCTCATGCGAGCTTCGGCGGCCTCCGCCTCCCAGACGTTCCGCCATCTGACGCTTCCCGCAGCCCTCCCCCACCTCATGACGGGCCTGCGCATCGCCAGCTCGCTCGCCGTCATCGCCGCGCTCGTCGCGGAGTACTTCGGCGGCCCCGCCGACGGCATCGGCACCGCGATCGCCACCTACGCCAAGTCCGGGCGCGCGGCGCTGGCGTGGGCGTACGTGTTCGGCGGCATCCTGATCGGCCTCATCTTCTTCCTCGCCACCTCGCTGCTCGAGCGGCTGGTGACGAGGCGTCCGCCGGCCTGA
- a CDS encoding ABC transporter substrate-binding protein, with translation MRHSIRRGLIAASTLTVAALTLAACSGGTSESTDDATTDEFEPLTEISLQLQWLPQAQFAGYYIAQEMGYFEEEGFDAVEIVPSGGDIVPQDALVAGDVDFAIAWVPKVLGTLEASGVELTDIAQVFQTSGTLQVSWADDGISSVADFEGKRIGSWGFGNEWEIFAAMAADGLDSTTVSITTQDFSMNALLDGDVDAAQAMTYNEWAQILEVTNPETGELYQPDDFNVVSYEDTEGAMLQDAIWADTERLDSDPAYADAAVRFLKAITKGWLYARDNPEDAASIVYDIASNAEAAFPVGPVHQLWQMNEVNKLIWTGADFGVVDAAAWDKTVAGALSAVNQDGLELITTEPSDTAYSNEYIEQALAELADEGVEVAGEYTPIEVTLTEGGQ, from the coding sequence ATGAGACACAGCATCCGACGCGGCCTGATCGCCGCGTCCACCCTGACCGTCGCGGCCCTCACGCTCGCGGCGTGCTCGGGCGGCACGAGCGAGTCGACGGACGACGCCACGACGGACGAGTTCGAGCCCCTCACCGAGATCAGCCTGCAGCTGCAGTGGCTGCCCCAGGCGCAGTTCGCCGGCTACTACATCGCCCAGGAGATGGGCTACTTCGAGGAGGAGGGCTTCGACGCCGTCGAGATCGTCCCGTCCGGCGGCGACATCGTCCCGCAGGACGCCCTGGTCGCCGGCGACGTCGACTTCGCCATCGCGTGGGTCCCCAAGGTGCTCGGCACGCTCGAGGCCTCGGGCGTCGAGCTGACCGACATCGCCCAGGTGTTCCAGACCTCGGGCACCCTGCAGGTGTCGTGGGCCGACGACGGCATCAGCTCGGTCGCGGACTTCGAGGGCAAGCGCATCGGCTCGTGGGGCTTCGGCAACGAGTGGGAGATCTTCGCGGCGATGGCCGCAGACGGCCTCGACTCGACCACCGTGTCGATCACGACGCAGGACTTCTCCATGAACGCCCTGCTCGACGGCGACGTGGACGCCGCGCAGGCGATGACCTACAACGAGTGGGCGCAGATCCTCGAGGTCACGAACCCCGAGACGGGCGAGCTGTATCAGCCCGACGACTTCAACGTCGTGTCGTACGAGGACACCGAGGGCGCCATGCTGCAGGACGCCATCTGGGCCGACACCGAGCGCCTGGACTCCGACCCGGCCTACGCCGACGCAGCCGTTCGCTTCCTCAAGGCCATCACGAAGGGCTGGCTGTACGCGCGTGACAACCCCGAGGACGCGGCGAGCATCGTCTACGACATCGCGTCGAACGCCGAGGCGGCCTTCCCGGTCGGTCCCGTCCACCAGCTGTGGCAGATGAACGAGGTCAACAAGCTCATCTGGACGGGCGCGGACTTCGGCGTCGTCGACGCCGCCGCGTGGGACAAGACCGTCGCCGGTGCGCTGTCGGCGGTCAACCAGGACGGCCTCGAGCTGATCACGACCGAGCCGAGCGACACCGCGTACTCGAACGAGTACATCGAGCAGGCCCTGGCCGAGCTCGCGGACGAGGGCGTCGAGGTCGCCGGCGAGTACACGCCGATCGAGGTCACCCTCACCGAGGGCGGCCAGTAG
- a CDS encoding aspartate aminotransferase family protein, translating into MTEDLDARAKELDRAHVFHSWLAQAGLDLPVVAGGSGTTVWDHAGNRMLDFSSQLVNVNIGHQHPKVVQAIQEQAAELATIGPATAHLKRGEAAARIVAKAPEGFSKVFFTNGGADAIENAMRMARLRTGRDTVLSTYRSYHGNTGGAIVATGDWRRMPNQFARGHVHFFGPYLYRSEFWATTPEEESARALHHLERVIQAEGPQTIAAVLLESVPGTAGVLIPPPGYLAGVRALCDKHGIVLILDEVMAGFGRTGRWFAFDGYDVVPDLITFAKGVNSGYVPIGGVIISDPIAEVFDERVFPGGLTYSGHPLAAASIIASIDAMESEGIVDHAAVIGASAIGPGLLDLAHRHPLIGEVRGEGVFWVAEMVADRATREALPAAGMGALKKEIIARGVMPMIVENRLHVVPPCVVTAEQVAQAMAVFDEALTAVESA; encoded by the coding sequence ATGACCGAAGATCTCGATGCCCGCGCGAAGGAGCTCGACCGCGCGCACGTGTTCCACTCGTGGCTCGCACAGGCGGGCCTGGACCTTCCCGTCGTGGCGGGCGGGTCGGGCACGACGGTGTGGGACCACGCCGGCAATCGGATGCTTGACTTCTCGAGCCAGCTCGTCAACGTCAACATCGGCCACCAGCATCCGAAGGTCGTCCAGGCGATCCAGGAGCAGGCCGCCGAGCTCGCGACCATCGGCCCCGCGACGGCGCACCTGAAGCGCGGCGAGGCCGCCGCGCGCATCGTCGCGAAGGCGCCCGAGGGGTTCTCGAAGGTGTTCTTCACCAACGGCGGCGCGGATGCCATCGAGAACGCGATGCGCATGGCGCGGCTGCGCACCGGACGCGACACCGTGCTGTCCACCTACCGCTCGTACCACGGGAACACCGGCGGGGCCATCGTGGCCACCGGCGACTGGCGGCGCATGCCGAACCAGTTCGCGCGCGGGCACGTGCACTTCTTCGGCCCGTACCTGTATCGCTCGGAGTTCTGGGCGACGACGCCCGAAGAGGAGTCGGCGCGCGCCCTCCACCACCTCGAGCGCGTCATCCAGGCCGAGGGCCCGCAGACGATCGCCGCCGTGCTCCTGGAGTCCGTACCCGGCACGGCCGGCGTCCTCATCCCGCCTCCGGGCTACCTCGCGGGTGTCCGCGCGCTGTGCGACAAGCACGGCATCGTGCTGATCCTCGACGAGGTGATGGCGGGCTTCGGGCGCACCGGCCGCTGGTTCGCGTTCGACGGCTACGACGTGGTGCCCGACCTCATCACCTTCGCCAAGGGCGTGAACTCCGGGTACGTCCCCATCGGCGGCGTGATCATCTCGGACCCGATCGCTGAGGTCTTCGACGAGCGCGTCTTCCCGGGCGGGCTGACCTACTCGGGGCATCCGCTCGCGGCGGCGTCCATCATCGCCTCGATCGACGCCATGGAGTCCGAAGGCATCGTCGACCATGCGGCGGTCATCGGGGCGTCGGCCATCGGACCGGGCCTGCTCGATCTGGCGCACAGGCACCCGCTCATCGGCGAGGTGCGCGGCGAGGGTGTGTTCTGGGTGGCCGAGATGGTCGCCGACCGAGCCACGCGCGAGGCGCTGCCGGCCGCGGGGATGGGCGCGCTGAAGAAGGAGATCATCGCGCGAGGCGTCATGCCGATGATCGTCGAGAACCGCCTGCACGTTGTACCGCCCTGCGTGGTCACGGCCGAACAGGTGGCCCAGGCGATGGCGGTCTTCGACGAGGCGCTGACGGCCGTCGAGAGCGCCTGA
- a CDS encoding CoA-acylating methylmalonate-semialdehyde dehydrogenase: protein MTDTSTLEQAAPAATTIVDHWVGGAFWAGASDRTGEVYNPALGTVQREVRFATADDVDHAVSVASDAFEAWRDVSIAKRQQIMFAFREIVNARKDELARILTSEHGKVLSDAHGEIARGLEVVEFACGLGQLTKGAYSENASSGIDVYTLRQPLGVVGIISPFNFPAMVPMWFFSIAIAAGNAVVLKPSEKDPSAANWMAAALAEAGLPDGVFNVVHGDKVAVDALLEHPDVRSISFVGSTPIARYVYETGTRAGKRVQALGGAKNHMLVLPDADLDLAADAAVNAGFGSAGERCMAISVVLAVDTIADQLVEKIAERMGRLRTGDGLRGCDMGPLITGVHRDKVAGYVDVAAGDGASVVVDGRGIDVDGDPNGFWVGPTLLDSVPITSAAYREEIFGPVLSVVRVDGYQEGLDLINSGAFGNGTAIFTNDGGAARRFQREVQVGMIGINVPIPVPVAYHSFGGWKASLFGDAKAYGPHGFEFFTAEKAITSRWLDPSHGGINLGFPQHT from the coding sequence ATGACCGACACCAGCACGCTCGAGCAGGCTGCGCCTGCCGCCACCACGATCGTCGACCACTGGGTGGGCGGCGCCTTCTGGGCGGGAGCATCCGACCGCACCGGCGAGGTCTACAACCCCGCGCTCGGCACGGTGCAGCGCGAGGTGCGCTTCGCCACCGCCGACGACGTCGACCACGCGGTCTCGGTCGCATCGGATGCGTTCGAAGCGTGGCGTGATGTGAGCATCGCCAAGCGCCAGCAGATCATGTTCGCGTTCCGCGAGATCGTCAACGCCCGAAAGGACGAGCTGGCGCGCATCCTGACGAGCGAGCACGGCAAGGTGCTCTCGGACGCGCACGGCGAGATCGCCCGCGGCCTCGAGGTGGTCGAGTTCGCGTGTGGCCTCGGACAGCTCACGAAGGGCGCGTACAGCGAGAACGCCTCCAGCGGCATCGACGTCTACACCCTCCGCCAGCCGCTCGGCGTCGTCGGGATCATCAGCCCCTTCAACTTCCCGGCGATGGTGCCGATGTGGTTCTTCTCGATCGCGATCGCCGCGGGCAACGCGGTCGTGCTCAAGCCGAGCGAGAAGGATCCGTCCGCGGCGAACTGGATGGCCGCGGCGCTCGCCGAGGCGGGACTGCCCGACGGGGTCTTCAACGTCGTGCACGGCGACAAGGTGGCCGTCGACGCGCTGCTGGAGCATCCGGATGTCCGCTCGATCTCGTTCGTGGGATCCACGCCCATCGCCCGCTATGTCTACGAGACGGGCACCCGCGCCGGCAAGCGCGTGCAGGCGCTCGGCGGGGCGAAGAACCACATGCTGGTCCTTCCGGACGCCGACCTCGACCTCGCCGCCGACGCCGCCGTCAACGCCGGATTCGGGTCGGCCGGCGAGCGCTGCATGGCGATCTCCGTGGTGCTGGCGGTCGACACGATCGCCGATCAGCTCGTCGAGAAGATCGCCGAGCGCATGGGGCGCCTGCGCACCGGCGACGGGCTGCGCGGCTGCGACATGGGTCCGCTCATCACAGGCGTCCACCGCGACAAGGTGGCCGGCTACGTCGACGTCGCCGCGGGCGACGGCGCCTCGGTGGTCGTGGACGGACGCGGCATCGACGTCGACGGCGACCCGAACGGCTTCTGGGTGGGCCCGACGCTGCTGGACAGCGTGCCGATCACGTCGGCCGCGTACCGCGAGGAGATCTTCGGCCCCGTGCTGTCGGTCGTGCGCGTCGACGGCTACCAGGAGGGCCTCGACCTCATCAACTCGGGCGCGTTCGGCAACGGCACGGCGATCTTCACCAACGACGGCGGAGCGGCGCGCCGCTTCCAGCGCGAGGTGCAGGTCGGGATGATCGGCATCAACGTGCCGATCCCGGTGCCGGTCGCCTACCACTCGTTCGGCGGCTGGAAGGCATCGCTGTTCGGCGACGCGAAGGCCTACGGCCCCCACGGGTTCGAGTTCTTCACCGCCGAGAAGGCGATCACGAGCCGATGGCTCGACCCGTCGCACGGCGGCATCAACCTCGGCTTCCCGCAGCACACCTGA
- a CDS encoding NAD(P)-dependent alcohol dehydrogenase, whose amino-acid sequence MQITAAVADHTGARIELEQLELDDPGPGEVRVRLVATGVCHTDTITRDGDLPLPLPGVLGHEGAGVVDAVGEGVTSVEVGDHVVMGWAFCGECRNCRRGEPKYCDQTGPAVAAGVRFQGPLVGTSAYHRPDGSAISGHFFGQSSFATYSIALATSLVKVPKDAPLELLGPLACGLSTGAGAILNTAKPAPGETVVVFGAGAVGLAAIMAARTTPATAIVAVDLHDSRLELARKYGATATVNAKDPDADAAILAACGGRVDYAVECTGVIAVVEQAVRIIGMLGTVLLIGGAPAGASFTVDHLPALWGKRIIGTLGGSSTSAEFIPALIDLHAQGRFPFDELIEFYDLADVETAIADSLSGRVIKPVVRISPL is encoded by the coding sequence ATGCAGATCACCGCCGCCGTCGCCGACCACACCGGAGCGCGCATCGAACTCGAGCAGCTCGAGCTGGACGATCCCGGCCCCGGCGAAGTGCGCGTGCGACTCGTCGCGACGGGCGTGTGCCACACCGACACCATCACGCGCGACGGCGATCTGCCGCTGCCGCTGCCGGGCGTGCTCGGCCACGAGGGCGCGGGCGTCGTCGACGCCGTCGGCGAGGGCGTCACCTCGGTCGAGGTCGGCGACCACGTGGTGATGGGTTGGGCCTTCTGCGGCGAGTGCCGCAACTGCCGACGGGGCGAGCCGAAGTACTGCGACCAGACCGGCCCCGCGGTCGCGGCGGGCGTGCGCTTCCAGGGACCGCTCGTCGGGACCAGCGCGTATCACCGTCCGGACGGCTCGGCGATCTCGGGGCACTTCTTCGGGCAGTCCTCGTTCGCGACGTATTCGATCGCCCTCGCCACATCTCTCGTGAAGGTCCCGAAGGACGCTCCGCTGGAGCTTCTCGGCCCGCTCGCGTGCGGCCTGAGCACGGGTGCAGGCGCGATCCTGAACACCGCGAAGCCCGCGCCCGGCGAGACGGTCGTCGTCTTCGGCGCCGGTGCGGTCGGTCTCGCCGCCATCATGGCCGCTCGCACCACGCCCGCGACCGCGATCGTCGCCGTCGACCTCCACGATTCGCGGCTCGAGCTGGCGAGGAAGTACGGCGCGACCGCCACGGTGAACGCGAAGGATCCGGACGCCGACGCGGCGATCCTCGCCGCGTGCGGAGGCCGCGTCGACTACGCGGTCGAATGCACCGGCGTCATCGCGGTGGTCGAGCAGGCCGTCCGCATCATCGGCATGCTCGGCACGGTGCTCCTCATCGGCGGGGCGCCGGCGGGCGCGTCGTTCACCGTCGATCATCTGCCGGCGCTGTGGGGCAAGCGCATCATCGGGACGCTCGGCGGCTCGTCCACGAGCGCGGAGTTCATCCCCGCCCTCATCGACCTGCACGCCCAGGGGCGCTTCCCCTTCGACGAGCTCATCGAGTTCTACGACCTCGCGGACGTCGAGACCGCCATCGCCGACAGCCTCTCGGGCAGGGTCATCAAGCCCGTCGTGCGCATCTCGCCGCTGTAG
- a CDS encoding Lrp/AsnC family transcriptional regulator: MTVNEPSAPASAPRLDDAIDARIVAEVSRDGRATLADLSAAAGLSVSAVQARLRRLEARGVITGYRAVVDPEAAGKPLSAFIEITPLDPAQPDNAPELLEHLPEILSCHSIAGDAAYLLFARVESPRRLEGLIRDIRAAASVNTRTTVVLQTFFENRPLVS, translated from the coding sequence ATGACGGTGAATGAACCCAGCGCCCCGGCATCCGCACCCCGCCTCGACGACGCCATCGACGCCCGCATCGTCGCCGAGGTCTCACGCGACGGCCGGGCGACGCTCGCCGATCTGTCGGCCGCGGCCGGCCTGTCGGTGTCGGCGGTCCAGGCGCGCCTCCGCCGGCTCGAGGCCCGCGGCGTCATCACCGGGTACCGCGCTGTGGTCGATCCCGAGGCCGCGGGCAAACCCCTGTCGGCCTTCATCGAGATCACGCCGCTCGACCCCGCCCAGCCCGACAACGCCCCCGAGCTGCTCGAGCACCTGCCCGAGATCCTGTCGTGCCACTCCATCGCCGGCGACGCCGCCTACCTGCTGTTCGCGCGCGTCGAGAGCCCGCGGCGTCTCGAGGGCCTCATCCGCGACATCCGCGCCGCCGCCTCGGTGAACACCCGCACGACGGTCGTGCTGCAGACCTTCTTCGAGAACCGCCCGCTGGTGTCGTGA
- a CDS encoding DUF6421 family protein: MPGITPALPAPTAIIGEPEVVEDARIAESSAAWLLLKDAATRLQSLQAKDGSVPDAADRAAAAGLVDAITAGIRALTPAFPHDGAYLAAVVRDFERWAADGFGVPDFLDSLVQFQPQEHRVDGIRHLVVFPMYTQNGSQNRFVEALIAEAIWPDFIARLETEYTNRLFVSLRLVDFTPGYDTNSAVLFPETVAMREIPTFTWGAIFQDREAARYRRVVRAASEITKLDLPAGAALMLDDQDLTEKTFVMWDLIHDRTHMRGDLPFDPFMIKQRMPYFLYSLEELRCDLTAYRECVAIQQRLEARVATGDELDASESEMLDHAKLVQYAVLFDRIFRFAITGSRVRNYDGLGGQLLFAWLHQRDVLHWTDTALAIDWADVSAAVIALGDAIDELYWRSIDRPKTAHWLAAYELIRQTLAPNPASTWARGLPDAVLAGPPRGYTDAVLDDEFPLSMFYEALEKKMRPVIASTSGITGRA, translated from the coding sequence ATGCCCGGCATCACGCCCGCGCTTCCCGCGCCGACGGCGATCATCGGCGAGCCCGAGGTCGTCGAGGACGCGCGCATCGCCGAATCCTCCGCCGCGTGGCTCCTGCTGAAGGACGCCGCGACGCGCCTGCAGTCCCTGCAGGCCAAGGACGGCAGCGTTCCGGACGCCGCCGATCGCGCCGCGGCCGCCGGACTGGTCGACGCCATCACCGCCGGCATCCGCGCGCTGACGCCCGCCTTCCCCCACGACGGCGCCTACCTGGCGGCAGTGGTGCGCGACTTCGAACGCTGGGCCGCCGACGGCTTCGGCGTGCCGGACTTCCTGGACTCGCTCGTGCAGTTCCAGCCGCAGGAGCACCGCGTCGACGGCATCCGCCACCTCGTCGTCTTCCCGATGTACACGCAGAACGGCTCGCAGAACCGGTTCGTCGAGGCGCTCATCGCCGAGGCGATCTGGCCCGATTTCATCGCGCGTCTCGAGACCGAATACACCAACCGCCTGTTCGTGTCGCTGCGTCTGGTCGACTTCACGCCGGGGTACGACACCAACTCGGCCGTGCTGTTCCCCGAGACGGTCGCGATGCGGGAGATCCCGACCTTCACCTGGGGCGCGATCTTCCAGGACCGCGAAGCGGCGCGCTACCGGCGCGTCGTGCGGGCCGCATCCGAGATCACCAAGCTCGACCTGCCCGCGGGCGCCGCGCTCATGCTGGACGACCAGGACCTCACCGAGAAGACGTTCGTGATGTGGGACCTGATCCACGACCGCACGCACATGCGCGGCGATCTTCCGTTCGACCCGTTCATGATCAAGCAGCGGATGCCGTACTTCCTGTACTCCCTCGAGGAGCTGCGCTGCGACCTGACGGCCTATCGCGAGTGCGTCGCGATCCAGCAGCGCCTGGAAGCGCGGGTGGCGACCGGCGACGAGCTCGACGCGAGCGAGAGCGAGATGCTCGACCACGCGAAGCTCGTTCAGTACGCCGTGCTGTTCGACCGGATCTTCCGCTTCGCCATCACGGGCTCGCGCGTGCGCAACTACGACGGACTCGGCGGTCAGCTGCTGTTCGCGTGGCTGCACCAGCGCGACGTGCTGCACTGGACCGACACGGCGCTCGCGATCGACTGGGCCGACGTGTCCGCGGCGGTCATCGCCCTCGGCGATGCCATCGACGAGCTGTATTGGCGCTCGATCGACCGGCCCAAGACGGCGCACTGGCTGGCGGCGTACGAACTCATCCGCCAGACCCTGGCGCCGAACCCCGCATCGACGTGGGCGCGCGGTCTGCCGGACGCTGTGCTGGCCGGTCCCCCGCGCGGCTACACCGACGCCGTGCTGGACGACGAGTTCCCGCTGTCGATGTTCTATGAAGCGCTCGAGAAGAAGATGCGCCCCGTGATCGCCTCCACGTCCGGCATCACCGGTCGCGCCTGA
- a CDS encoding SDR family NAD(P)-dependent oxidoreductase has translation MTADRQVAGRAVLIAGATSESGTAAARALTDAGARVIAVGRDAGKLADLAAEVPGVTTETCDLSDEAAVLALADRVHATAGPVAGVLHLVGGWRGGGGLAGQSDADYRFLENSLTALRHVSRAFDADLRASTAARLAVVSSTAVTRPLAGGANYAAVKAATEAWTRAVAQGFAKAARDGGEPLRAAAVIFRVKTLAGLEDALANAFCALWDRDADAVNDTVIDLTEAA, from the coding sequence ATGACTGCTGACCGGCAGGTCGCGGGACGGGCGGTGCTCATCGCGGGGGCGACGAGCGAGAGCGGGACGGCGGCAGCGCGCGCGCTGACGGACGCGGGCGCCCGCGTCATCGCGGTGGGGCGGGATGCCGGCAAGCTCGCCGACCTCGCCGCCGAGGTACCGGGCGTGACGACCGAGACGTGCGACCTGTCGGACGAAGCCGCGGTGCTGGCACTCGCCGACCGCGTGCACGCGACGGCGGGGCCGGTCGCCGGCGTGCTGCATCTCGTGGGCGGCTGGCGCGGTGGCGGGGGCCTCGCCGGACAGAGCGACGCGGACTACCGGTTCCTCGAGAACTCGCTCACGGCGCTTCGCCACGTCTCCCGCGCCTTCGACGCCGACCTGCGAGCATCGACGGCCGCACGCCTCGCCGTCGTGTCCTCGACGGCGGTGACCCGGCCGCTCGCCGGCGGCGCCAACTACGCCGCCGTCAAGGCCGCGACCGAAGCCTGGACCCGCGCCGTCGCGCAGGGGTTCGCGAAGGCCGCGCGCGACGGCGGGGAGCCGCTGCGGGCCGCCGCCGTGATCTTCCGCGTGAAGACCCTCGCCGGCCTCGAGGACGCCCTCGCGAACGCGTTCTGCGCCCTGTGGGACCGGGACGCGGATGCCGTGAACGACACCGTCATCGACCTCACCGAGGCCGCCTGA